A section of the Corynebacterium tuberculostearicum genome encodes:
- a CDS encoding alpha/beta hydrolase, producing MRIPRILKAGAALTGVAGAAGMAAYALSRRPYLREVAPGLRSPVLYLPMHLLADATFARASRFFASIDFSRPMRHAVDITELSASFDGHAFSARVLTPRGDSQGTATAGPRPVVVWTHGGGHLIGGPAMYDPQNARMASELGAIVVAPRYHKSTQEPFPADHDECYAALRWVQEHGDKLGGDTSRIAVAGDSAGGGLAAGLVQRALDEGHPVRALGLVYPMLDHRTTDKSGAVGQFIWTAGPNRGAWSMYLGDDHLDVDLPPYASPATRSDLSGLPPTWIGVGGIDLFCDESVAFAQALDAAGVDTTLDVWAGAYHGFDQIKPKAPQSRELIDALIDHLRRHL from the coding sequence ATGCGCATCCCGCGAATCCTCAAGGCCGGGGCTGCCCTGACAGGAGTGGCCGGGGCCGCGGGCATGGCGGCGTATGCGCTCAGCCGCCGGCCGTACCTGCGTGAGGTGGCACCGGGCCTGCGCAGCCCGGTTCTGTACTTGCCTATGCACCTGCTTGCCGACGCCACCTTTGCCCGCGCCAGCCGCTTCTTTGCCAGCATCGATTTCTCCCGTCCGATGCGGCATGCGGTGGATATTACGGAGCTCTCCGCTTCCTTCGATGGCCACGCCTTTAGTGCCCGCGTGCTTACCCCACGCGGCGATTCCCAGGGCACAGCCACCGCTGGGCCGCGCCCCGTGGTGGTGTGGACGCACGGCGGCGGCCATCTCATCGGCGGCCCGGCCATGTATGACCCGCAGAATGCCCGCATGGCGTCCGAGCTCGGTGCCATCGTGGTGGCCCCGCGCTACCACAAATCCACCCAGGAGCCGTTCCCCGCGGACCATGATGAGTGCTATGCCGCGTTGCGCTGGGTGCAAGAACACGGCGATAAGCTGGGCGGGGATACCTCGCGCATCGCCGTCGCCGGCGATAGCGCCGGCGGCGGCCTTGCCGCGGGTCTGGTGCAGCGGGCCTTGGATGAGGGCCATCCGGTCCGCGCGCTCGGCTTGGTCTATCCCATGCTGGATCACCGCACCACGGATAAGTCGGGTGCGGTGGGCCAATTCATCTGGACGGCGGGCCCGAACCGCGGCGCGTGGTCCATGTACCTGGGAGATGACCACTTGGATGTTGACCTGCCGCCTTATGCTTCGCCAGCCACGCGCAGTGATCTTTCCGGCTTGCCGCCGACGTGGATCGGGGTGGGTGGCATCGACCTCTTCTGCGATGAATCCGTGGCCTTTGCCCAAGCCCTCGATGCGGCCGGCGTGGATACGACCCTCGACGTGTGGGCCGGCGCCTACCACGGGTTTGACCAGATTAAACCCAAGGCGCCGCAATCGCGCGAGCTTATCGACGCCCTCATTGACCACCTCCGCCGTCACCTCTAA
- a CDS encoding type 1 glutamine amidotransferase domain-containing protein, whose product MPSVLFVVTAAEEWTLADGTKRPTGYWAEELIAPHRVFQGAGWDIHFATPGAKAPVVDEYSLEVLPDNVRMAQENYLAELGVALENPMNLADVNEEDYDLIFYPGGHGPMEDLAYDQDSAQLIQARMDSGRALGLVCHAPAALLAVDNENWPFKGYKMTAFSNAEEGEEMVAAAKWALETRLRELGADYQETDPMSPNVIVDRNLYTGQNPASSEPLAQRILRDF is encoded by the coding sequence ATGCCTTCCGTACTTTTTGTTGTTACCGCTGCTGAGGAATGGACACTGGCCGATGGCACCAAGCGCCCGACCGGCTATTGGGCCGAGGAGCTTATTGCCCCGCACCGCGTCTTCCAGGGCGCAGGCTGGGATATCCACTTCGCCACCCCGGGGGCGAAGGCTCCCGTCGTAGATGAGTACAGCCTGGAGGTGCTGCCCGATAACGTGCGCATGGCGCAGGAAAATTACTTGGCAGAGTTGGGCGTGGCGCTAGAGAACCCGATGAACCTGGCCGATGTCAATGAGGAGGACTATGACCTCATTTTCTACCCGGGAGGCCACGGGCCGATGGAGGATCTTGCCTACGATCAGGATTCTGCCCAGCTTATTCAGGCGCGTATGGATTCCGGCCGCGCGCTCGGCCTCGTTTGCCACGCCCCGGCCGCGCTATTGGCAGTGGATAATGAGAATTGGCCGTTCAAGGGCTACAAGATGACCGCCTTTAGCAATGCCGAGGAAGGCGAGGAGATGGTTGCCGCCGCTAAGTGGGCATTGGAGACTCGCCTGCGCGAGCTCGGCGCGGATTACCAGGAGACCGATCCGATGTCCCCGAATGTCATCGTGGATCGCAACCTGTACACCGGCCAGAACCCCGCCTCTTCTGAGCCGCTGGCACAGCGCATTCTGCGCGATTTCTAA
- a CDS encoding GntR family transcriptional regulator, protein MSDTRPIYQQLAGGIRDMIISGELPEGERAPSTNELSAFHSVNPTTSAKALTVLFEEGLLEKRRGLGMFVREGARDKVRHQRQEALREDFIVPLLKEGATLGLSASDIADLIEAEGDHHDAP, encoded by the coding sequence ATGAGCGATACTCGGCCTATTTATCAACAGCTGGCAGGAGGAATCAGGGACATGATTATTTCCGGCGAACTCCCCGAGGGAGAACGCGCCCCTAGTACCAATGAGCTTTCAGCTTTCCATTCCGTCAACCCCACTACCTCCGCAAAGGCACTAACCGTCCTCTTCGAGGAAGGTCTGCTGGAAAAGCGACGCGGCCTGGGCATGTTTGTGCGCGAAGGCGCGCGCGACAAGGTACGCCACCAACGCCAAGAGGCGCTCAGGGAAGACTTCATCGTGCCTCTCCTCAAGGAAGGAGCCACGCTGGGCTTAAGCGCCAGCGATATCGCCGACCTCATCGAAGCCGAAGGAGACCATCATGACGCACCTTAA
- a CDS encoding ATP-binding cassette domain-containing protein: MTHLKMHNVSCKRRLHVPHLELTAGMYGLIGPNGAGKTTLLRAIAGFLPTKGSIDTPQVAIARTGADISLSGSTVAQHLRAAQHVREGFDVGYAEELLDKVGVDKRSKNRSLSTGQRQLVACATALAARTPVTLLDEPFNGLDAPTRTRLRELIIAHASGTPDWLLVLSSHRAEDLVGLVDQVITVHDGTVNKPTDLESQRPHYPVISGSTKDVEQALALADALPLHHSSLGSTSKVHAWCPAPFPADTAAAVQVTVSYLDDGQLIDSLVSRAHESARTPQEES; the protein is encoded by the coding sequence ATGACGCACCTTAAGATGCACAATGTCAGCTGCAAGCGCCGCCTGCACGTGCCACACCTGGAGCTTACCGCCGGCATGTATGGGCTTATCGGCCCCAATGGCGCCGGCAAGACCACGCTCCTGCGCGCGATAGCGGGATTCCTCCCTACTAAGGGCAGCATCGATACCCCACAGGTAGCGATTGCGCGCACCGGCGCCGATATTTCGCTCTCCGGTTCCACCGTGGCCCAGCACCTGCGCGCCGCACAGCATGTGCGCGAGGGTTTCGACGTGGGGTATGCGGAGGAGCTGTTGGATAAGGTGGGCGTCGACAAGCGCAGCAAGAACCGCTCTTTAAGCACCGGCCAGCGCCAACTGGTTGCCTGTGCCACTGCCCTGGCAGCGCGCACGCCGGTCACCCTCCTCGATGAGCCTTTCAATGGCTTGGATGCACCGACGCGCACGCGCCTGCGCGAGCTCATTATCGCCCACGCCTCCGGCACCCCGGACTGGCTGCTGGTGCTTTCTTCTCACCGCGCCGAAGACCTCGTCGGCCTAGTTGACCAAGTCATTACCGTGCACGACGGCACGGTCAATAAACCCACCGACCTGGAATCCCAACGGCCGCACTACCCCGTCATTAGCGGCAGCACCAAGGACGTGGAGCAAGCACTCGCGCTTGCCGACGCCCTCCCCCTCCACCACTCCTCCCTTGGCTCCACCTCCAAGGTGCACGCGTGGTGCCCGGCCCCGTTCCCGGCCGATACCGCAGCCGCCGTCCAGGTCACCGTCTCCTACCTCGACGACGGCCAGCTCATTGATTCCCTTGTCTCCCGCGCCCACGAATCCGCCCGCACCCCACAAGAGGAGTCCTAG
- the upp gene encoding uracil phosphoribosyltransferase produces the protein MDIHVVDHPLAASRLTLMRDARSDNSAFRAALKDLGAMLVYEASRDLAVENFDCATPVSTAQGTRLQDPPIIVPIIRAGLGMVDPALSMIPDAQVGFIGMARNEETHEPVPYLEALPEDLTGRTVFVVDPMLATGGSLLHALRLLAGRGATDITAICMVSAQPGVDALAESDLPVRLVTAAIDPSLNEDAYIVPGLGDAGDRLYGPRNIDL, from the coding sequence ATGGACATCCACGTAGTAGACCACCCGCTTGCCGCCTCCCGTCTTACCCTCATGCGCGATGCGCGCAGCGATAACTCCGCTTTCCGCGCCGCCCTGAAAGACTTGGGCGCCATGCTTGTCTATGAAGCATCCCGCGACCTTGCCGTGGAGAACTTCGACTGCGCCACCCCGGTTTCTACCGCACAGGGAACCCGCCTGCAGGACCCGCCCATCATCGTGCCGATCATCCGCGCCGGGCTGGGCATGGTGGACCCGGCCCTGTCTATGATTCCGGATGCGCAGGTCGGCTTCATTGGCATGGCCCGCAACGAAGAGACCCACGAGCCAGTGCCCTACCTGGAGGCACTGCCGGAGGACCTAACCGGCCGCACGGTGTTCGTGGTGGATCCGATGCTGGCCACCGGTGGTTCCCTGCTGCACGCATTGCGCCTGCTCGCTGGCCGCGGCGCCACCGATATCACCGCCATCTGCATGGTCTCGGCGCAGCCGGGTGTGGATGCGCTGGCTGAATCCGATCTGCCAGTGCGCCTAGTTACCGCCGCTATCGATCCTTCCCTCAACGAGGATGCTTATATCGTGCCGGGCTTGGGCGATGCCGGCGACCGCCTCTACGGTCCGCGCAATATCGACCTTTAA
- a CDS encoding C40 family peptidase, with product MLDTALKQIATMQPAQLPEVELPRVPDLSAAEPLAAIAHGNPAPLLESAKNIDLDNATISAALSQARTLVAGTIRDLVGIATQLVRQALPTALGFLSLDPSARAAALAQLRALISQHLGMATARVQRLMGDLSAAAQSLQPVAQRPVHSALAAAPLSPTGAQQATAFPAQSAAGDEAGADAAPHDAPSPPPEPSAEGGSVAGQAAVAAAKSQVGQPYVWGGTGNGGFDCSGLTQWAYSQAGVDLPRTADQQAIGQQVSADQLQPGDLVVWDGHVAMYSGNGEIVEAGDPVQTNPLRTTNMGMQFKGFWRPTA from the coding sequence ATGCTCGATACCGCGCTCAAGCAGATTGCCACCATGCAACCGGCACAACTTCCGGAGGTTGAGCTTCCTCGCGTGCCGGATCTCTCCGCCGCCGAACCTTTGGCCGCCATCGCCCATGGCAATCCCGCTCCCCTACTCGAATCGGCGAAAAATATCGATCTCGATAATGCAACCATCTCTGCCGCGCTCAGCCAGGCCCGCACCTTGGTAGCAGGCACCATCCGGGATCTAGTGGGCATCGCCACGCAGCTGGTGCGCCAGGCCCTGCCCACCGCGCTGGGTTTCCTGTCGCTGGATCCGTCGGCGCGTGCCGCCGCTCTGGCTCAGCTTCGCGCGCTTATCTCCCAGCACCTGGGCATGGCCACTGCCCGCGTGCAGCGTCTGATGGGCGATCTCAGCGCGGCCGCTCAGTCCCTGCAGCCGGTAGCGCAGCGGCCGGTGCACTCCGCGCTTGCCGCCGCCCCCTTAAGCCCCACCGGCGCCCAGCAAGCCACCGCTTTTCCTGCACAATCTGCGGCGGGCGATGAGGCCGGCGCCGATGCTGCCCCACACGACGCACCTTCTCCCCCGCCAGAGCCTTCTGCCGAGGGTGGTTCGGTCGCCGGGCAGGCCGCGGTCGCCGCGGCGAAGAGCCAAGTGGGACAGCCCTACGTGTGGGGCGGCACCGGAAACGGTGGCTTTGATTGCTCGGGCCTTACCCAATGGGCGTATTCGCAGGCCGGAGTGGACTTGCCGCGCACGGCGGACCAGCAGGCCATTGGTCAACAGGTCAGCGCGGATCAGTTACAGCCCGGTGACCTGGTGGTATGGGATGGGCACGTGGCAATGTATTCCGGCAATGGCGAAATCGTGGAGGCCGGTGATCCGGTGCAAACCAACCCGCTGCGCACCACAAATATGGGTATGCAATTCAAAGGCTTTTGGCGGCCTACGGCCTAA
- a CDS encoding NAD(P)H-quinone dehydrogenase, translated as MLNQTKRIVIIGGGPAGYEAALAGAKYGAEITIIEDQGMGGNSVILDCVPSKSFIAGANIKTDLRRAEDMKLNEGIGQADLSLTALNKRVQDLASNQSSDIRATVESLGARVIDGRGYFPEDQEADAFGGHKVTAVFNEDGHEETIDADLVLVATGATPRILPGAQPDGERILTWQQVYNLTELPEHLIVVGSGVTGAEFVSAFAELGVKVTMVASRDRILPHDDADAADVLETVLSERGVELEKNCRVETVNRTEDGNVLVTTQDGREITGSHVIMSIGSIPNTQDLKLENVGVETAKSGHIQVDRVSRTNIAGIYAAGDCSDLFPLASVAAMQGRVAMYHALGEGVSPLRLKTVANAVFTRPEIAAVGFTQAEIEAGEVAARTITMPLNTNPRAKMRSLQHGFVKLFCRATSGRVIGGVIVAPTASELILPIAMAVTNQLTVNQLADSFAVYPSLSGTITEAARRLVAHDDLE; from the coding sequence GTGTTGAACCAGACCAAGCGAATCGTCATCATCGGCGGTGGCCCGGCAGGCTATGAGGCCGCGTTGGCAGGCGCCAAATATGGTGCAGAAATCACCATTATTGAAGACCAAGGCATGGGCGGTAACAGCGTTATCTTGGACTGTGTTCCCTCCAAGTCCTTTATCGCCGGCGCCAATATTAAGACCGACCTGCGCCGCGCCGAGGATATGAAGCTCAACGAGGGCATTGGCCAAGCCGACCTATCGCTCACCGCGCTGAATAAGCGTGTGCAGGACCTAGCAAGCAACCAGTCCTCCGATATCCGCGCCACGGTGGAATCCCTAGGAGCCCGCGTTATCGACGGCCGCGGCTACTTCCCAGAGGATCAGGAAGCCGATGCCTTCGGCGGCCACAAGGTTACCGCCGTATTTAACGAGGACGGCCACGAGGAAACCATCGACGCTGACCTCGTCCTGGTAGCTACCGGCGCGACCCCACGCATTCTGCCGGGCGCGCAGCCAGACGGCGAGCGCATCCTCACCTGGCAGCAGGTATACAACCTCACCGAGCTTCCCGAGCACCTCATCGTCGTCGGCTCCGGCGTGACCGGCGCCGAGTTCGTCTCCGCCTTCGCCGAGCTGGGCGTGAAGGTCACCATGGTTGCCTCCCGTGACCGCATCTTGCCGCATGACGACGCCGACGCGGCCGACGTCCTCGAGACCGTGCTGAGCGAGCGCGGCGTGGAACTGGAAAAGAACTGCCGCGTGGAAACCGTCAACCGCACCGAGGACGGCAACGTCCTGGTCACCACGCAGGACGGCCGCGAAATCACCGGCTCTCACGTCATCATGTCCATCGGCTCCATCCCGAATACCCAGGACCTGAAACTGGAGAATGTCGGCGTAGAAACCGCCAAGTCCGGCCACATTCAGGTCGACCGCGTCTCCCGCACCAATATTGCCGGCATCTACGCCGCGGGCGACTGCTCTGACCTCTTCCCGCTGGCTTCCGTCGCCGCAATGCAGGGCCGCGTAGCCATGTATCACGCACTTGGCGAGGGCGTGTCCCCGCTGCGCTTGAAGACCGTGGCCAACGCCGTCTTCACCCGTCCGGAAATCGCCGCCGTCGGTTTCACCCAGGCAGAGATTGAGGCCGGCGAAGTCGCCGCCCGCACCATCACCATGCCGCTTAATACCAACCCGCGCGCCAAGATGCGTTCCCTGCAGCACGGCTTTGTCAAGCTCTTCTGCCGCGCTACCTCGGGCCGCGTTATCGGCGGCGTCATCGTCGCGCCGACCGCCTCCGAGCTCATCCTGCCCATCGCCATGGCCGTAACCAACCAGCTCACCGTGAACCAGCTGGCCGATTCCTTCGCCGTATACCCGTCCCTGTCGGGCACCATCACCGAGGCTGCGCGACGCCTCGTTGCCCACGACGATTTGGAGTAA
- a CDS encoding helix-turn-helix domain-containing protein: protein MSFIHLMWSSYGHGFSQQLRRVRQRRGISQQALAEISGVSRSQISNLERNENGVHAMADPQLSTVYKLALALEIPPAVLLPAGGDVVEGHLTDSAVAVAEDVAPFPQGYVDRRRFAATWNGALN from the coding sequence ATGAGTTTCATTCATCTAATGTGGTCGAGCTACGGCCACGGATTTTCGCAACAATTGCGGCGGGTGCGACAGCGTCGGGGGATTTCACAACAGGCGCTCGCGGAGATTTCTGGGGTATCGCGCAGCCAAATTTCCAATCTGGAGCGCAACGAAAATGGCGTGCACGCCATGGCCGATCCGCAGCTGTCTACGGTATATAAGCTGGCCTTGGCTCTAGAAATCCCGCCGGCGGTGCTGCTGCCGGCCGGTGGGGACGTGGTGGAAGGACATTTGACCGATTCCGCGGTGGCCGTCGCCGAGGACGTCGCGCCTTTCCCGCAAGGCTATGTGGACCGGCGTCGGTTTGCCGCCACGTGGAACGGCGCCCTGAACTAG
- a CDS encoding chemotaxis protein: MRPFTIDTDYARHLARDLHAQSQGENPPHPILPEDSAFTAFNEAVHAALDNVGARMSVLRNDMGQVAHSGFQMSREAEDTDASLGQHLGAAM; the protein is encoded by the coding sequence ATGAGACCTTTCACGATCGATACTGACTATGCCCGCCACCTCGCCCGCGACCTGCACGCCCAGTCCCAAGGGGAGAATCCGCCCCATCCAATTTTGCCTGAAGATTCCGCATTCACAGCTTTCAATGAGGCCGTGCATGCCGCGCTCGATAATGTAGGCGCGCGCATGAGCGTGCTGCGCAACGATATGGGGCAGGTTGCCCACTCCGGTTTCCAGATGTCGCGCGAGGCAGAAGACACCGATGCCTCGCTAGGCCAGCACCTTGGGGCGGCGATGTAG
- a CDS encoding M20 family metallopeptidase, protein MIPEFINEWFNAHRAEVIAWRRHIHRHPETANQEVETTNFLASILQDYGLQPQRFPQTGLMVDIGPDTELGRLAFRADIDALPVTEVTGLEYTSEVPGKMHACGHDVHTTVALGLACALADFQRVHDLPLGIRVIFQPAEEVWVGGATDVIEWGALEGVHSIFAIHAEPKLRVGRIGIRAGAITSATDVVELNIKGPGGHTSRPHLSADVVYALGKVITELPALLSRRVDPRTGTVLVFGQVNSGYAPNAIPETGSLTGTMRTADIGIWRDMQSLFTELVEQILAPVGVEHELTYNRGVPPVLNDDVATALLASAAQSIDPQAVVQAPQSSGGEDFSWYLEKVPGSMARLGCWSGEGEQHDLHMGDLIVDERAIGVGIKLFGAVVEQFIGENAETD, encoded by the coding sequence ATGATCCCGGAATTCATCAACGAGTGGTTCAATGCCCACCGTGCGGAGGTCATCGCGTGGCGGCGCCATATCCACCGCCACCCGGAAACCGCGAACCAAGAGGTGGAAACCACCAACTTCCTAGCCTCTATCCTGCAGGACTATGGCTTGCAGCCACAGCGCTTCCCACAGACTGGGCTCATGGTCGACATCGGCCCCGATACGGAGCTAGGCCGGCTGGCCTTCCGCGCCGATATCGACGCCTTGCCGGTCACGGAGGTTACTGGCTTGGAATATACCTCCGAAGTCCCCGGCAAAATGCATGCCTGCGGCCACGACGTGCACACCACCGTGGCGCTCGGTCTGGCCTGTGCATTGGCGGATTTCCAGCGCGTCCATGATCTGCCGCTGGGCATTCGCGTCATCTTCCAGCCGGCCGAAGAGGTCTGGGTCGGCGGTGCGACCGACGTCATTGAATGGGGCGCGCTGGAGGGAGTGCATTCCATTTTTGCCATCCACGCCGAGCCCAAGCTGCGCGTGGGGCGCATCGGTATCCGCGCTGGGGCGATCACCTCTGCTACCGACGTGGTGGAGCTTAATATCAAGGGCCCAGGCGGGCATACCTCTCGGCCGCACCTTTCGGCCGACGTTGTGTATGCCCTCGGAAAGGTAATCACCGAACTGCCCGCGCTGCTCTCGCGCCGCGTTGACCCGCGCACCGGCACCGTTTTGGTCTTTGGCCAGGTCAATTCCGGCTATGCCCCGAACGCCATTCCAGAGACCGGCAGCCTGACCGGCACCATGCGCACGGCCGATATCGGCATCTGGCGCGATATGCAAAGCCTCTTTACCGAGCTGGTGGAACAGATTCTCGCGCCGGTGGGCGTAGAACATGAGCTGACCTATAACCGCGGTGTTCCGCCGGTGCTTAACGACGACGTCGCCACCGCCCTGCTTGCCTCCGCCGCCCAATCCATCGACCCGCAGGCCGTCGTGCAAGCCCCGCAGTCCTCCGGCGGCGAGGACTTTTCCTGGTACCTAGAAAAGGTTCCCGGTTCCATGGCGCGGCTTGGCTGCTGGTCCGGCGAGGGCGAGCAGCATGACCTGCACATGGGCGATCTCATCGTGGACGAGCGGGCTATTGGTGTGGGCATCAAACTCTTTGGCGCCGTGGTTGAGCAGTTCATAGGGGAGAATGCGGAGACAGACTAA
- a CDS encoding transglycosylase, with the protein MQTLKTFNLNATKALTVISIIVVLLWVLPYAVPSDPSTLGANPTGWGIFAVFMWGLYCAFAATEYRSLRGLGMRPRQWLASMHATLWLAALIFGAVAWTAYYIALQSGAYANSSWAITPGSVEASLPFCYTATFGSFACGHLITGYVGALIGVVVSSANQSSLFVRLLLIAGIIIGLFLADGILITLVESFGAAEIGAPWPGMFFFAGLAALICTAAIHLLARRIQP; encoded by the coding sequence ATGCAGACACTCAAGACCTTTAATCTCAACGCCACCAAAGCGCTCACCGTCATAAGCATCATCGTCGTGTTGCTGTGGGTTCTCCCGTATGCCGTCCCCAGTGATCCCTCTACCCTCGGTGCCAATCCGACCGGCTGGGGAATATTCGCAGTCTTTATGTGGGGACTCTACTGTGCCTTCGCCGCAACCGAATACCGTTCCTTGCGCGGCCTAGGGATGCGGCCCAGGCAATGGCTTGCCAGCATGCACGCGACTCTGTGGCTAGCCGCGCTCATTTTTGGTGCCGTCGCTTGGACCGCTTACTACATCGCGCTGCAATCGGGTGCGTACGCGAATTCCTCGTGGGCAATCACCCCCGGCTCAGTCGAAGCCAGCCTTCCTTTCTGCTATACGGCAACCTTCGGTAGCTTCGCCTGCGGCCACCTCATAACTGGATACGTTGGCGCACTTATCGGTGTGGTTGTCAGTAGCGCAAACCAAAGCTCCCTGTTTGTTCGACTGCTACTTATCGCCGGCATCATCATCGGTCTATTCCTAGCAGATGGCATTCTCATCACGCTCGTGGAATCATTTGGAGCTGCAGAAATCGGCGCCCCCTGGCCCGGCATGTTCTTCTTCGCTGGTTTAGCTGCCCTGATCTGCACCGCAGCAATTCACCTGCTCGCGCGACGCATCCAGCCTTAA